The following are encoded in a window of Corynebacterium marinum DSM 44953 genomic DNA:
- a CDS encoding BCCT family transporter, with protein sequence MTTSDPQEGLTDSTATQELASMMSDADVIGEQINQFDQAATDQAATDREALGDAAGEAPTFDWGIILVSAAVVLATVGWGILAPDNFANFASSALSFVVDNLGWAFVIFGTIFVGYMIVIAVTKFGTIRLGGDDEAPEFRTVSWIAMMFAAGMGIGLMFYGATEPLTFYREGVPAHQPQEVGTAMAATLFHWTLHPWAIYGIVGLAIAYSTFRLGRRQLVSSAFIPLIGEKGARGGFGRLIDVLAIIATIFGTATSLGVGALQIRAGLSASGLIDSPGTWTIVGIVGVLTLAFLISAVSGVGKGIQYLSNANMILAALLAIFVFVLGPTISVLNLMPTSLSSYFAQFFEMAGRTAVSADGTAGEWLGGWTIFYWAWWISWSPFVGMFLARISRGRTIREFTIGVLVVPSLVSVVWFSIFGGTAITFEQNGTSIWGDGTAESQLFNLLHQLPGGTIMGVVAMILLGSFFITSADSASTVMATLSQHGRTNPTPWVSALWGLMTAAVGMVMLTASEDSLANLQSITIVAASPFLLIIIGLMFALVKDLRNDVQYLDHRSQLDFAARLARERRIHAEHVRAEELKARRQKRLAKRNKQTPMK encoded by the coding sequence GATTCAACAGCCACCCAGGAGCTGGCCTCGATGATGTCGGACGCCGACGTCATCGGCGAGCAGATCAACCAATTCGACCAAGCCGCCACGGACCAGGCCGCCACGGACCGGGAGGCGCTCGGCGATGCGGCGGGGGAGGCCCCGACCTTCGATTGGGGCATCATCCTCGTCTCCGCCGCCGTCGTGCTGGCCACGGTCGGCTGGGGTATTCTCGCCCCCGATAATTTCGCTAACTTCGCTTCCTCCGCCCTCTCCTTCGTGGTGGACAACCTCGGCTGGGCCTTCGTCATCTTCGGCACCATCTTCGTCGGATACATGATCGTCATCGCGGTGACCAAGTTCGGAACCATCCGGCTCGGCGGCGACGACGAGGCGCCGGAGTTTCGCACGGTCTCCTGGATCGCGATGATGTTCGCCGCCGGCATGGGCATCGGCCTGATGTTCTACGGCGCGACGGAGCCGCTCACCTTCTACCGCGAGGGCGTGCCCGCCCATCAGCCGCAGGAGGTCGGCACCGCCATGGCGGCGACACTGTTCCACTGGACGCTGCACCCCTGGGCGATCTACGGAATCGTCGGCCTGGCCATCGCCTACTCCACGTTCCGTCTGGGACGCCGCCAGCTGGTCTCCTCGGCCTTCATCCCGCTCATCGGGGAGAAGGGTGCGCGGGGCGGCTTCGGCCGGCTCATCGACGTCCTGGCCATCATCGCCACCATCTTCGGCACCGCCACCTCTCTGGGTGTCGGCGCGCTGCAGATCCGGGCCGGGCTCTCCGCCTCCGGGCTGATTGATTCGCCTGGCACGTGGACCATCGTGGGCATCGTCGGCGTGCTCACGCTGGCCTTCCTGATCTCCGCGGTCTCCGGTGTGGGCAAGGGCATCCAGTACCTGTCCAACGCGAACATGATCCTGGCCGCGCTCCTGGCCATCTTCGTGTTCGTCCTCGGCCCGACGATCTCGGTGCTCAACCTCATGCCCACCTCGCTCTCCTCCTACTTCGCCCAGTTCTTCGAGATGGCGGGTCGTACCGCCGTGTCAGCCGACGGCACCGCCGGCGAGTGGCTGGGCGGCTGGACCATCTTCTACTGGGCGTGGTGGATCTCCTGGTCGCCCTTCGTGGGCATGTTCCTGGCGCGCATCTCCCGGGGCCGCACGATCCGCGAATTCACCATCGGCGTCCTGGTCGTGCCGTCGCTGGTGTCGGTGGTGTGGTTCTCCATCTTCGGCGGCACCGCCATCACCTTCGAGCAGAACGGCACCTCCATCTGGGGCGACGGCACGGCCGAGTCCCAGTTGTTCAACCTGCTCCACCAGCTGCCGGGCGGCACCATCATGGGCGTGGTGGCGATGATCCTGCTGGGTTCGTTCTTCATTACCTCGGCTGATTCCGCGTCGACCGTGATGGCCACGCTGTCCCAGCACGGCCGCACCAACCCCACCCCGTGGGTCTCCGCGCTGTGGGGCCTGATGACCGCGGCCGTCGGCATGGTCATGCTCACCGCGAGCGAGGACTCCCTGGCGAACCTGCAGTCCATCACCATCGTCGCCGCCAGCCCCTTCCTGTTGATCATCATCGGACTGATGTTTGCGCTGGTGAAGGACCTCAGAAACGACGTCCAGTACCTCGACCACCGCTCTCAGC